From Medicago truncatula cultivar Jemalong A17 chromosome 7, MtrunA17r5.0-ANR, whole genome shotgun sequence, a single genomic window includes:
- the LOC11420964 gene encoding indole-3-acetic acid-induced protein ARG7, giving the protein MKCKFLRGCVNKLKKMTRPCDYWFGLLSSVFEMDSIPNDVPKGHLVVYVGENYKRFVIKIGLLHHPLFKALLEQAREEYDFIADSKLCIPCNEHLFLSVLSFASSTHNEKVFVCV; this is encoded by the coding sequence ATGAAGTGCAAGTTTCTAAGAGGGTGTGTTAACAAGTTGAAGAAAATGACAAGACCTTGTGATTATTGGTTTGGATTGTTGTCTAGTGTGTTTGAAATGGATTCTATTCCAAATGATGTTCCAAAGGGTCACTTGGTTGTGTATGTAGGTGAGAACTATAAGAGATTTGTCATCAAGATTGGATTACTCCATCATCCACTTTTCAAGGCCTTGTTGGAACAAGCTCGAGAAGAATATGATTTCATTGCAGATTCTAAACTTTGTATTCCATGTAATGAACATCTTTTCCTTAGTGTTCTTAGTTTTGCTAGCTCCACACATAATGAAAAGGTGTTTGTTTGTGTCTGA
- the LOC11435258 gene encoding uncharacterized protein yields MSDQLRLHNVRSTAQLLKQATSSFTSNLFTFLFLSLLIFSFRTVVENGTSRFISFVDGDPSVKSLLSRLDLAGNAVNAANYQHRQRSSQFHPSPAALRRRRPFLHLTRVGTLDDDFFSGDDDDGRTLFGSNSKAPVNGSVVDFGPFSLDSGFSDLVADNGIRVFQIVRSGITLKTEDSEIEVEKNENDDKDIDDEKDKTKEKEVEDEEGKKKEKSDMGNGKEEKVKSVDFQIFVNGIEISRRDTTLFFVLLGSLSVAYGWVIMVFLVTYSCVLGVVVVSVVNDLVGRFSSTTGVVWDGFQLGLKRISAVVLIRWAVRDAVTQLVGIWYFSEIEDQFSFFKLFVRLKLMPFSVMSPWVTGFEKEISGFLVTWFLMDTFVTFIFSVDFWVALEDFRRGSKEIVKEGCYLLSSMFYHAFLIKCLEAVLCGSLMRWFLARICGKVFAKMFQSTMEVYFMVAWLVFYFVAKSRDANQQGRRFGQREIEGLIDGHR; encoded by the coding sequence ATGAGCGACCAACTACGGTTACACAACGTGCGTTCCACTGCACAACTTCTCAAACAAGCAACCTCATCATTCACCTCAAATCTCTTCAcattcctcttcctctctctcttaATCTTCTCTTTTCGCACCGTCGTTGAAAACGGTACCTCACGTTTCATCTCCTTTGTCGACGGCGATCCCTCCGTTAAATCTCTACTTTCCCGTCTTGACCTTGCCGGTAACGCCGTTAACGCTGCTAATTATCAACACCGTCAACGTTCTTCTCAGTTTCATCCTTCTCCAGCTGCTCTTCGCCGTCGTCGTCCTTTTCTTCATCTCACTCGTGTCGGAACCCTAGATGATGATTTCTTCtccggtgatgatgatgatggaagGACTCTTTTTGGATCGAATTCTAAAGCTCCGGTTAATGGTAGCGTTGTTGATTTTGGTCCATTTTCTCTGGATTCGGGTTTCTCCGATCTTGTTGCTGATAATGGAATTAGGGTTTTTCAAATTGTTCGTTCTGGTATCACGTTGAAGACGGAAGATTCTGAAATTGAGGTAGAAAAAAACGAGAATGATGATAAAgatattgatgatgagaaagatAAAACGAAagagaaagaagtagaagatgaagagggaaagaagaaggagaagagtgATATGGGGAATGGGAaagaagagaaagtaaaaagtgttgattttcaaatatttgtgaATGGAATTGAGATAAGTCGTCGCGATACGACTTTGTTCTTTGTTCTTCTCGGTTCATTATCTGTGGCTTATGGATGGGTAATTATGGTTTTTCTTGTTACGTATTCGTGTGTATtaggtgttgttgttgtttcagttGTTAATGATCTTGTAGGAAGGTTTAGTTCAACTACTGGTGTGGTTTGGGATGGTTTTCAATTAGGTTTGAAGAGGATTTCTGCGGTTGTTTTGATAAGGTGGGCTGTTAGGGATGCAGTGACACAGCTTGTGGGAATATGGTATTTTTCTGAAATTGAGGATCAATTTTCGTTCTTTAAGCTATTTGTTCGGTTGAAATTGATGCCATTTTCAGTTATGTCGCCTTGGGTTACTGGTTTTGAGAAGGAAATTTCTGGGTTTTTGGTTACATGGTTTCTCATGGATACATTTGTGACGTTTATATTCTCTGTGGATTTCTGGGTTGCTTTGGAGGATTTTAGGAGAGGTAGTAAGGAGATTGTGAAAGAAGGGTGTTATTTGTTGTCTTCCATGTTTTATCATGCTTTTCTGATCAAATGCTTGGAAGCTGTGCTTTGTGGATCGTTAATGAGGTGGTTTTTGGCTCGAATTTGCGGGAAAGTTTTTGCCAAGATGTTTCAGTCTACCATGGAGGTTTACTTCATGGTTGCTTGgcttgtgttttattttgtggCTAAGAGTAGGGATGCCAATCAACAGGGTAGGAGGTTTGGGCAAAGGGAAATTGAGGGCTTAATTGATGGGCACAGATGA